One region of Oncorhynchus keta strain PuntledgeMale-10-30-2019 unplaced genomic scaffold, Oket_V2 Un_scaffold_3531_pilon_pilon, whole genome shotgun sequence genomic DNA includes:
- the LOC118371370 gene encoding LOW QUALITY PROTEIN: microtubule-associated protein 1B-like (The sequence of the model RefSeq protein was modified relative to this genomic sequence to represent the inferred CDS: deleted 2 bases in 1 codon; substituted 1 base at 1 genomic stop codon): protein MEIPVAAASLSVAPGEPEEQREPALPFHRGQHHRTRPPFNHGRFYMLIVIGEISTDHHLQSAKKHIKQGLRSWDIDLTLCDLNRELQLFATRHSAQFSSEVKGQRTLQYKSDVLETVVLVNPSEETTASEIRSLVTDSAGHKLLVLSGQSSEQGGDITLQGGAFTWRHFSDIISDPGVTEVLSNSASDQRPRLTVSCLGDGGWSSLGHSQEQQHLQNLLEYRLNPEPTLPDMEGVAEFTEYVSETVDVPSPFDNLEPPTSGGFLKLSKPCCYIFPGGRGDSALFAVNGFNILVDGGSERRSCFWKLVRHLDRIDSVLLTHIGADNLPGINGLLQRKIAEQEEEQSQGSGGSNTYGDWMKNLISPELGVVFFNVPEKLRMPESTLKVKRSIEEASLTLQYLNKLGIKSEPLYRVVSNTIEPITLFHKLGVGKLDMYILNPVKESKEMQFLMQKWAGNSKAKTGIVMSNGKEGEISVPYLTSVTALIVWIPHSPTEKIVRVLFPGNAPQNKILEGLEKLKHLDFLRYPVATQKDISSGAPPPIIKQTKMRSRTESKESLKSSTKTQLASKASKKEAKGQEEESKNDSAKENKIEKKEEKKEKKVKSESAKATKATKATKQQQNSEAAPEAAKLERKKLSKEKTQRKHSKERPSKMEEKKDKEKKEISKVKKEDNKREVKKDDTAKKEEKKETKAVKEEKKKDLSKPELRKITKPDLKPFTPEAVKEEKKKDLSKPELRNITKPDLKPFTPEAVKEEKKKDLSKPELRKITKPDLKPFTPEVRKTLHKANKTQAKPKTDKTDKNITAKPVKEKTAEKKSVPKKAPQNPLLLWQTGPLYPLQKTSPRTSKLXRDELSKLGSEPIQNDVMSGCPAFTDSKLPDEGITTKSPANLGEKFEDEGADMDDGDDDGEEYNKESDVLKKGADVGKWQDIKRNAGMDRKYEDEMEKYDDDYSTKGDMNSKKSVSSEEEGDVIEKADLEGIEDYEDKYNSEKDQKEWDTKSTDFKSFSTAVASGQTTTAASEQVSFIQDETIPAYSETEQTISDEEIHEEPEDRIPHLRYDVASCDITVPDVPGSFDSVYGVREMRASTTSDASDFKAKGFVGRHDPVLAAYPSIITAPLAEEEHISSATSITEYDKLSSFATSMADDQSIASVTAPQTETETGRSSLHLDTVNSIPYRTEATHGKDYLHSAGTISPTSSLEEDKNFSSPPSKEYQPFVTEMEAGRKTKPVHEEYDEEEDEDEDQTPNVDIPLGKLQEGYEQATAAMLLQDKDKSPPLPLHLPLLPLSPAGLSLVPCLKSVPISSGYSPTEEKKNNKMDNTETELHKMGLSGDKIPFEESDEDDDDDYYEKRDLKPCVKAKYLEQKEGRFLDDESPQEEKLSERDKGLAEDGIKSKYLQNKPGLTDETQFSGYMEQTTKPQIMHSDEQDEVEEDDEDDVVQPSGTGSRALSIEQSKLDSEDDKKDAALSRKKNHVTLKEPEKSVQFNLYDFPERESREKRSEEEIRQDTPYVHGKTFSYSDIYDNKTSYQKDQSEKMGKDSMNETDTQKKDSAFPSDKEGFTSSHGKDVSSSSSSSSPFPWLHGSESIEKISEPRGYSRESRFPSMADRPEASTTSLSSERDSSPYKVHSDYASVTGSAAAKPSSMSYHDKEVDLEIDMRKLTARDEEDYDDYDDEDDEEEDEDDEEEDAIDSDMEKGAKEKSEKEVKSPFIDGVSSKQPQFMVSMAGYGYNSQTKPTSPNSMSTEEPEFMVSMAGYGYNSQAKPTSPDCVSSKETDFTYSKLPDEGITTKSPAKLGETFEDEGADMDDDDDDDDDDDDEEEYNKERDVLKKCADGYNSQAKPTSPDHLSSKEPEFMVSMAGYGYNSQAKLTSPDGMSSKETDFTDSKLPDEGITTKSPAKLGETFEDEGADMDDDDDDDDDDDDEEEYNKERDVLKKCADAKLGEKSEDEGADMDDDDDDDDDEEYNKERDTHSQAKPISPDGMSSNEPEFMVSMAGYGYNSQAKPTTPPSSTTCKDDMGATAFSGYSSGFDYSYGGEKETFQSSQMKDKEGKDDYFHSERADGGKKTGDTVGVSSGFHYTTTSATAYSSSSSYSYSSSTSGPSLSTSRQFGEELETPANASDHIFKHDTDSAGFEYSSFKDEHASFKDEHGSFKDEHASFKDEHGSFKDEHGSFKDEHGSFKDEHASFKDEHGSFKDEHASFKDEHASFKDEHASFKDEHGSFKDEHGSFKDEHASFKDEHASFKDKHASFKDEHSSFKDEHSLAMDSSPFSSSCGMVKNEYLEVSEKQMTMATTNTAESTSSLARFSPHSPFEEIKPFHSHSSASSSEDKKEHVASLEGSVVNKSPQSDCFYKPEWADESKLQAAGGYGPFTQSPKEKDAITMGLFGVTSSPRPDSKGKHYFENSDSTEEEDDEEGYMREMGLSFSEKHGSSTTTSGKIDGAGLPDVLTSYIPSSLQPTKPDTVNGPMEGAPMSGTCRSPRWTWFLATPRLITATRTSLRRNVKWNQSALPARSPSPPLITPSAPPSTRRRRAEEKQEEEMMMMTATWTSLLKWAPPPLKPPLATPPRNTDPARDLSPSFINPSMQQQSSDEEDEERGRRSDQSQEGDEHDLSVKKRANKQPHHPHFQGGSVPHAGTAGLGLVREDTPPTSVSDSIPSQSDSDVPPGTKECPFITGNSNMDSDEDTEYLPVDKFSTMGGGHHHSSSSSSSRISPRDPPPAPLMDPFPNPPHPDVCMVDPDALANDQNRATSESPLKKDPKTKGVRKTGKPKSASPARRKRSPMPVKQLPSPRSASLKKKETEKSLRMSHLSDGQGSRDDDLSRSSYNAGRVANGVKSTSGSQRSSSVVPQGPPIYVDLAYIPNHCSSKNVDQEFFKRVRSAYYVVSGNDVGNDEPSRVVLDALLEGKAQWGSNLQVTLIPTHDTDVTREWYQQTHERQQELNIMVLASSSTVVMQDESFPACKIEF from the exons GACAGAGGACCCTGCAGTACAAGAGTGATGTCCTTGAGACAGTTGTGTTGGTGAACCCGTCAGAGGAAACTACTGCTTCAGAG ATCCGTTCTCTGGTCACTGACTCTGCTGGACACAAGCTACTAGTCCTAAGTGGCCAGAGCTCTGAGCAGGGAGGTGACATCACACTGCAGGGTGGAGCCTTCACCTGGAGACACttctctgacatcatctctgaTCCTGGA GTGACTGAGGTCCTGTCCAACTCGGCATCGGACCAGCGGCCCAGGCTAACAGTATCGTGCCTGGGAGACGGGGGCTGGAGCTCACTGGGCCACAGCCAGGAGCAGCAGCACCTCCAGAACCTTCTGGAATACCGCCTAAACCCTGAGCCCACGCTTCCCGACATGGAGGGAGTCGCGGAGTTCACAGAGTACGTCTCGGAGACGGTGGACGTCCCGTCGCCCTTTGACAACCTGGAACCGCCCACCTCGGGTGGTTTCCTGAAGCTATCCAAGCCCTGCTGCTACATCTTCCCTGGAGGGAGGGGTGACTCTGCCCTGTTCGCCGTGAACGGATTCAACATCCTGGTGGATGGAGGGTCCGAACGCAGGTCCTGTTTCTGGAAGCTGGTCAGGCACTTGGACAGGATAGACTCAGTCCTGCTGACCCACATTGGGGCGGACAACCTCCCAGGCATCAACGGGCTGCTCCAGAGGAAGATCGCTGAGCAGGAGGAGGAACAGTCCCAGGGATCTGGCGGCTCCAACACATACGGTGACTGGATGAAGAACCTGATCTCGCCTGAGCTCGGTGTGGTGTTCTTCAACGTCCCCGAGAAGCTACGAATGCCTGAGTCCACGCTAAAGGTCAAACGGAGCATCGAGGAGGCATCCCTCACACTGCAGTATCTCAACAAGCTTGGCATCAAGTCAGAACCTCTTTACAGGGTCGTTAGCAACACCATTGAGCCCATCACGCTTTTCCACAAGCTGGGCGTTGGCAAGCTAGACATGTACATTCTGAACCCTGTGAAGGAAAGCAAGGAGATGCAGTTCCTTATGCAGAAGTGGGCTGGGAACAGTAAGGCCAAGACTGGGATTGTGATGTCCAATGGCAAAGAAGGAGAAATATCTGTCCCTTACTTGACCTCAGTAACGGCTCTTATCGTATGGATCCCGCATAGTCCAACAGAGAAGATAGTCAGGGTGCTGTTCCCTGGAAATGCACCGCAGAACAAAATCTTGGAGGGGCTTGAAAAGCTGAAGCACCTGGACTTCCTGCGCTACCCAGTAGCCACTCAGAAAGACATATCCTCTGGGGCCCCGCCTCCAATCATAAAACAAACAAAGATGAGATCAAGAACAGAAAGCAAGGAGAGCCTGAAATCTTCCACCAAAACACAGTTGGCCTCAAAAGCCAGCAAGAAGGAAGCTAAAGGGCAGGAAGAGGAGTCCAAGAATGACTCGGCTAAAGAGAACAAAATTgaaaagaaagaggagaagaaggagaagaaggtgAAGAGTGAGAGCGCCAAAGCTACCAAAGCCACCAAAGCcaccaaacaacaacaaaacagtgAGGCAGCACCCGAAGCAGCCAAACTGGAGAGAAAGAAGCTGTCCAAGGAGAAAACACAGAGGAAACACTCCAAGGAACGACCATCTAAGATGGAGGAGAAAAAGgacaaagagaagaaagagatcaGTAAAgtaaagaaagaggacaacaaacgCGAAGTGAAGAAAGATGATACTGCTAAAAAAGAGGAGAAAAAAGAAACAaaagcagtgaaggaggagaaaaAGAAGGATCTGAGTAAGCCAGAGCTGAGGAAGATCACCAAACCAGACCTGAAACCCTTTACCCCagaagcagtgaaggaggagaaaaAGAAGGATCTGAGTAAGCCAGAGCTGAGGAACATCACCAAACCAGACCTGAAACCCTTTACCCCagaagcagtgaaggaggagaaaaAGAAGGATCTGAGTAAGCCAGAGCTGAGGAAGATCACCAAACCAGACCTGAAACCCTTTACCCCAGAAGTCAGGAAAACCCTCCATAAGGCAAACAAGACACAGGCCAAACCCAAGACGGACAAGACTGACAAAAACATAACAGCCAAACCGGTCAAAGAGAAAACAGCTGAGAAAAAGTCTGTCCCAAAGAAAGCCCCCCAAAATCCGCTGCTGCTTTGGCAGACGGGTCCGTTGTATCCTCTCCAGAAGACCTCACCAAGGACTTCGAAGCTTT AACGAGATGAGCTCTCGAAGCTAGGGAGTGAACCCATTCAGAATGATGTCATGTCTGGATGTCCAGCTTTCACAGACTCCAAACTCCCTGATGAGGGAATAACAACTAAATCCCCAGCCAATCTTGGAGAGAAGTTTGAGGATGAGGGTGCTGACatggatgatggtgatgatgatggggaggagtATAATAAAGAGAGTGATGTACTAAAGAAAGGTGCAGATGTCGGGAAATGGCAGGACATTAAAAGAAATGCTGGCATGGATAGGAAATATGAGGATGAAATGGAGAAATACGACGACGACTACTCTACTAAGGGGGACATGAATTCGAAGAAGAGTGTCAGctcagaagaggagggggacGTTATCGAAAAAGCAGATCTGGAGGGAATTGAGGATTATGAGGATAAATACAACTCAGAAAAAGATCAAAAAGAATGGGACACCAAGTCAACCGACTTTAAATCGTTTTCAACCGCAGTCGCCTCTGGACAAACCACTACCGCTGCCTCTGAGCAAGTGTCCTTCATCCAAGATGAGACTATTCCCGCTTATTCCGAAACGGAGCAGACCATCTCCGATGAGGAGATCCATGAAGAACCCGAGGACAGGATCCCACACCTCCGCTACGACGTTGCTTCCTGCGACATCACCGTTCCCGACGTTCCAGGATCCTTTGACTCTGTGTATGGTGTTAGGGAGATGAGAGCCTCGACTACGTCTGACGCATCAGACTTCAAAGCCAAAGGCTTTGTGGGAAGACATGACCCAGTGTTGGCAGCCTATCCAAGCATCATCACAGCTCCGCTCGCCGAGGAAGAGCACATCTCCTCAGCCACGTCCATCACAGAGTACGACAAACTGTCCTCGTTCGCCACTTCCATGGCGGACGACCAGTCCATCGCATCTGTGACCGCCccgcagacagagacagagacagggaggagctCTCTTCACCTGGACACGGTCAATAGCATCCCCTACCGCACCGAGGCCACCCACGGGAAGGACTACCTCCACTCGGCTGGAACCATCTCTCCCACCTCATCCCTGGAGGAGGACAAGAACTTCAGTTCTCCTCCTTCAAAGGAGTACCAGCCTTTTGTTACCGAGATGGAGGCTGGGAGGAAGACCAAACCCGTCCATGAGGAGTATGacgaagaggaggatgaagacgaGGACCAGACTCCCAACGTTGATATCCCCTTGGGGAAACTCCAAGAGGGCTACGAGCAGGCGACGGCAGCCATGTTGCTCCAGGACAAGGATAAATCCCCTCCACTGCCTTtgcacctccctctcctccctctttctccagcGGGTTTAAGCCTAGTTCCATGTTTGAAG TCGGTCCCCATCAGCAGTGGCTACTCCCCCACAGAGGagaagaaaaacaacaaaatggaCAACACTGAAACTGAGCTCCATAAAATGGGGCTTTCTGGTGACAAGATCCCCTTTGAAGAAtcagatgaggatgatgatgatgactattaTGAGAAAAGGGATCTCAAACCCTGTGTTAAAGCGAAGTATTTGGAACAGAAGGAGGGTAGGTTCTTGGACGATGAATCACCTCAAGAAGAGAAGCTGTCTGAGAGGGACAAAGGACTAGCAGAGGATGGCATCAAGTCCAAGTATCTGCAGAATAAACCGGGGTTGACAGACGAGACACAGTTCTCTGGTTACATGGAGCAAACAACCAAACCCCAGATCATGCACTCGGACGAACAAGACGAGGTGGAGgaagatgatgaagatgatgttGTTCAACCAAGTGGAACAGGGTCTAGAGCTTTATCAATAGAGCAAAGTAAATTGGACTCTGAAGATGACAAAAAGGATGCAGCATTATCCAGAAAAAAGAACCATGTAACTTTGAAAGAGCCAGAGAAAAGTGTCCAGTTCAATCTGTATGACTTCCCAGagcgagagagtagagagaaacgCTCAGAAGAAGAAATAAGACAGGACACCCCATATGTACACGGCAAGACTTTCTCTTACAGTGATATCTATGACAACAAAACCAGTTATCAGAAGGACCAGTCAGAAAAAATGGGGAAGGACAGTATGAATGAGACGGACACACAGAAAAAGGACTCCGCTTTCCCCTCAGACAAGGAGGGTTTCACTAGCTCTCATGGAAAAGAtgtatcttcctcctcctcttcctcttccccctttCCATGGCTCCATGGCTCTGAATCTATAGAGAAGATAAGTGAGCCACGTGGatacagcagagagagcagattCCCATCAATGGCTGATAGACCAGAGGCTTCAACCACATCCTTATCATCAGAGAGAGACTCCTCCCCTTATAAAGTTCACAGTGATTACGCCTCTGTAACAGGTAGTGCTGCAGCCAAACCCTCTTCAATGAGCTACCATGACAAAGAGGTGGACCTGGAGATAGACATGAGGAAGCTAACAGCCAGGGATGAGGAAGACTacgatgattatgatgatgaagatgatgaagaaGAGGATGAGGACGATGAAGAGGAGGATGCTATTGACTCAGACATGGAGAAAGGTGCCAAAGAGAAATCGGAAAAGGAAGTCAAAAGTCCATTCATCGATGGTGTGAGCTCAAAACAGCCCCAGTTTATGGTTTCCATGGCTGGCTACGGTTACAACAGCCAGACAAAGCCGACTTCACCAAACAGCATGAGCACAGAAGAGCCAGAGTTTATGGTTTCCATGGCTGGCTATGGTTACAACAGTCAGGCAAAACCGACTTCACCAGACTGTGTGAGCTCAAAAGAGACAGATTTCACATACTCCAAACTCCCTGATGAGGGGATAACAACTAAATCCCCAGCCAAACTTGGAGAGACGTTTGAGGACGAGGGTGCCGacatggatgatgatgatgacgatgatgatgatgacgatgatgaggaGGAGTACAACAAAGAGAGGGATGTACTAAAGAAATGTGCAGATGGTTACAATAGTCAGGCAAAGCCGACTTCACCAGACCACTTGAGCTCTAAAGAGCCAGAGTTTATGGTTTCCATGGCCGGCTATGGTTACAACAGCCAGGCAAAGCTGACTTCACCAGACGGCATGAGCTCAAAAGAGACAGATTTCACAGACTCCAAACTCCCTGATGAGGGGATAACAACTAAATCCCCAGCCAAACTTGGAGAGACGTTTGAGGACGAGGGTGCCGacatggatgatgatgatgacgatgatgatgatgacgatgatgaggaGGAGTACAACAAAGAGAGGGATGTACTAAAGAAATGTGCAGATG CCAAACTTGGAGAGAAGTCTGAGGACGAGGGTGCCGACatggatgatgatgacgatgatgacgatgatgaggaGTACAACAAAGAGCGGgacacacacagccaggcaaAGCCGATTTCACCAGACGGCATGAGCTCGAATGAGCCAGAGTTTATGGTTTCCATGGCGGGCTACGGTTACAACAGCCAGGCGAAGCCGACTACGCCACCTTCTTCCACCACCTGCAAAGATGACATGGGCGCCACAGCGTTCTCTGGGTACTCCTCTGGGTTTGATTATTCTTACggtggggagaaagagacatTTCAGTCCAGCCAGATGAAGGACAAAGAGGGAAAAGATGACTATTTCCACAGTGAGAGAGCTGACGGTGGTAAGAAAACAGGAGACACAGTAGGAGTCTCATCAGGCTTCCACTACACCACCACCTCTGCCACGGCATATTCGTCCTCCTCTTCCTACAGCTACTCCTCCTCTACGTCCGGTCCGTCACTCTCCACCAGCCGGCAGTTTGGCGAGGAGCTGGAGACCCCAGCCAACGCCTCCGACCACATCTTCAAACACGATACAGACAGTGCCGGCTTCGAGTACTCCTCCTTTAAAGATGAACACGCCTCCTTTAAAGATGAACACGGCTCCTTTAAAGATGAACACGCCTCCTTTAAAGATGAACACGGCTCCTTTAAAGATGAACACGGCTCCTTTAAAGATGAACACGGCTCCTTTAAAGATGAACACGCCTCCTTTAAAGATGAACACGGCTCCTTTAAAGATGAACACGCCTCCTTTAAAGATGAACACGCCTCCTTTAAAGATGAACATGCCTCCTTTAAAGATGAACACGGCTCCTTTAAAGATGAACACGGCTCCTTTAAAGATGAACACGCCTCCTTTAAAGATGAACACGCCTCCTTTAAAGACAAACACGCTTCCTTTAAAGATGAACACTCCTCCTTTAAAGACGAACACTCCCTGGCCATGGACTCCTCCCCCTTTTCCAGTTCCTGCGGGATGGTTAAGAACGAGTACCTGGAGGTTTCGGAGAAGCAGATGACGATGGCCACCACCAACACCGCAGAATCCACCTCCAGTTTGGCCCGCTTCTCTCCTCACAGCCCCTTTGAGGAGATCAAACCTTTCCACTcacactcctctgcttcctcctcgGAAGACAAAAAGGAGCATGTTGCCTCGCTGGAAGGAAGTGTTGTGAACAAAAGCCCCCAGTCGGACTGCTTCTATAAACCGGAATGGGCGGATGAGTCCAAGCTGCAGGCTGCAGGGGGTTATGGGCCTTTCACCCAGTCACCCAAGGAGAAAGATGCCATCACCATGGGTTTGTTTGGTGTCACCTCGTCCCCACGGCCCGACTCAAAAGGCAAGCATTACTTTGAAAACTCTGACAGtactgaggaagaggatgacgaGGAAGGTTACATGCGTGAGATGGGCCTGTCCTTCTCCGAAAAACACGGCAGCAGCACCACCACCTCAGGTAAGATAGATGGCGCTGGTCTCCCTGATGTGCTCACCTCGTACATACCCTCCTCTCTGCAGCCCACCAAGCCAGACACAGTCAATGGTCCCATGGAG GGGGCTCCTATGAGTGGAACATGCAGAAGCCCCAGATGGACATGGTTCCTGGCGACTCCCCGCCTCATTACCGCCACGAGGACGAGTTTGAGGAGGAATGTGAAATGGAACCAGAGTGCCCTGCCCgcccgctctccctctcctccactgatCACACCTTCGGCTCCCCCTTCTACACGGAGGCGTCGTGCCGAGGAGAAGCAGGAGgaagagatgatgatgatgacagcgACCTGGACCTCCCTCCTGAAATGGGCGCCTCCTCCTCTAAAGCCTCCCCTGGCTACTCCTCCTCGGAACACAGACCCCGCAAGAGACCTCTCGCCCTCCTTCATCAATCCCAGTATGCAACAGCAGTCCAGCGATGAGGAGGACGAGGAGCGGGGACGCAGGAGCGACCAATCACAGGAAGGGGACGAACATGACCTGTCAGTCAAGAAGAGAGCCAACAAACAGCCCCACCACCCCCACTTCCAGGGCGGCTCGGTCCCCCACGCCGGGACGGCTGGGCTAGGGTTAGTCAGAGAAGACACCCCCCCAACCTCCGTCAGCGACTCTATACCGTCGCAGTCAGATTCAGACGTTCCCCCAGGGACAAAGGAGTGCCCCTTCATCACGGGCAACAGCAACATGGACTCGGACGAGGACACTGAGTACCTGCCTGTGGATAAGTTCTCCACCATGGGAGGGGGCCACCatcactcctcttcctcctcctcctccaggatTAGCCCCCGGGACCCCCCTCCCGCCCCCCTCATGGACCCCTTCCCCAACCCCCCTCACCCCGACGTCTGCATGGTGGACCCCGACGCTCTGGCCAATGACCAGAACCGGGCAACCTCAGAGTCGCCCCTCAAGAAGGACCCCAAGACGAAAGGCGTGCGGAAGACAGGGAAACCCAAGTCGGCATCTCCGGCTCGCCGCAAGCGGTCCCCCATGCCAGTGAAGCAGTTGCCATCCCCTCGCAGCGCCTCGCTGAagaagaaggagacagagaagagcttgagGATGTCCCATCTGTCAGACGGACAGGGTTCCAGAGACGATGACCTCTCCAGGTCCAGCTACAACGCCGGCAGGGTGGCCAACGGAGTTAAGAGCACCTCTG GCTCTCAGAGGTCCAGCTCCGTGGTTCCCCAAGGCCCTCCTATCTATGTAGACTTGGCCTACATCCCCAACCACTGCAGTTCTAAGAACGTGGACCAGGAGTTCTTCAAACGCGTCCGCTCTGCATACTACGTGGTGAGCGGGAACGATGTGGGAAATGACGAGCCCAGCCGAGTGGTCCTGGATGCTCTACTGGAGGGCAAAGCCCAGTGGGGATCCAACCTACAG